A genomic window from Halorubrum lacusprofundi ATCC 49239 includes:
- a CDS encoding ABC transporter ATP-binding protein, translating into MNPAVHMDGITKRFPGVVANDDVDLAVERGSVHALLGENGAGKTTLMNVLYGLYEPTEGTVFLDGEPQSFDSPRDAIDAGVGMIHQHFMLVDPMTVWENVVLGNEPKTWGGLRVDEAAAREAVVELSERYGFDVDPDARIEDVSVGVQQRVEILKALYRGADVLILDEPTAVLTPQEVEDLYGVFEELTEQGKTIIFISHKLGEALSAADEITVLRDGVNVGTVASADVTREDLAEMMVGREVLMEPATTPQKPGDRVLEVTEVHADDDRGVETVSGISFELRAGEVFGIAGVDGNGQSQLVETITGMHNPTDGSITYLGEPMADESRREHIDRGMAFIPEDRQERGLVMSYDLTENGILGSQHDPPFAEGGRLDWRASRDHAESVIEQYDVRPPNADAEAESLSGGNQQKFIVGREFERDPELVVAMHPTRGVDIGSTEFLHDRLLELRTEGKAVLLVSSKLDEVQGLSDRLAVIHEGEFTGVVDPATVTEEEIGLLMAGETLDDDSVEGAAVHNAGPDPVGNGGVETDTGTDDTLEKTDDDIENEEVDA; encoded by the coding sequence ATGAACCCGGCGGTCCACATGGACGGTATCACGAAGCGATTCCCCGGGGTCGTCGCGAACGACGACGTTGATCTCGCGGTGGAGCGCGGGAGTGTCCACGCCCTGCTCGGCGAGAACGGGGCCGGCAAGACCACGCTGATGAACGTGTTGTACGGGCTCTACGAGCCGACCGAGGGGACCGTCTTCCTCGACGGCGAGCCGCAGTCGTTCGACTCGCCGCGCGACGCAATCGACGCGGGCGTCGGCATGATCCACCAGCACTTCATGCTCGTCGACCCGATGACGGTGTGGGAGAACGTCGTCTTGGGCAACGAGCCGAAGACGTGGGGCGGGCTCCGCGTCGACGAGGCCGCCGCCCGCGAGGCGGTCGTCGAACTGAGCGAGCGCTATGGTTTCGACGTGGACCCCGACGCCCGGATCGAAGACGTCTCGGTCGGCGTCCAACAACGCGTCGAGATCCTAAAGGCGCTGTACCGCGGCGCCGACGTGCTCATCCTCGACGAGCCGACCGCGGTGTTGACGCCTCAAGAGGTCGAGGACCTGTACGGCGTCTTCGAGGAGCTCACCGAGCAGGGGAAGACGATCATCTTCATCTCGCACAAGCTCGGCGAGGCGCTGTCGGCGGCCGACGAGATCACCGTCCTCCGCGACGGCGTCAACGTCGGGACGGTCGCGTCCGCAGACGTGACCCGTGAGGATCTTGCGGAGATGATGGTCGGCCGCGAGGTGCTGATGGAGCCCGCGACGACGCCGCAGAAGCCGGGCGACCGCGTCCTTGAGGTGACCGAGGTCCACGCCGACGACGACCGCGGCGTTGAGACGGTGTCGGGGATCTCCTTCGAGCTCCGTGCAGGCGAGGTGTTCGGCATCGCCGGTGTCGACGGAAACGGTCAGTCCCAACTCGTCGAGACAATCACGGGGATGCACAATCCGACCGACGGGTCGATCACCTACCTCGGCGAACCGATGGCCGACGAGAGCCGTCGGGAACACATCGACCGCGGGATGGCCTTCATCCCCGAAGACCGGCAGGAGCGAGGGCTGGTGATGTCGTACGACCTGACCGAGAACGGTATCCTCGGAAGCCAGCACGACCCGCCGTTCGCCGAGGGCGGCCGGCTCGACTGGCGCGCCTCTCGTGATCACGCCGAGTCCGTGATCGAGCAGTACGATGTGCGGCCCCCGAACGCCGACGCCGAGGCGGAATCGCTCTCTGGCGGCAACCAGCAGAAGTTCATCGTCGGCCGGGAGTTCGAGCGCGATCCGGAACTGGTCGTGGCGATGCACCCGACGCGGGGGGTCGACATCGGCTCCACGGAGTTCCTCCACGACCGCCTGCTCGAACTGCGGACCGAGGGGAAGGCGGTGCTTCTGGTCTCCTCGAAGTTAGACGAAGTACAGGGGCTCTCCGACCGGCTCGCCGTGATCCACGAGGGAGAGTTCACTGGAGTCGTCGACCCCGCCACGGTGACCGAAGAGGAAATCGGCCTGCTGATGGCGGGCGAGACGCTCGACGACGACTCCGTCGAGGGGGCTGCGGTCCACAACGCCGGACCGGACCCCGTTGGCAACGGCGGCGTGGAGACGGACACCGGGACAGATGATACCCTCGAGAAGACAGATGACGACATTGAGAACGAGGAGGTGGACGCGTGA
- a CDS encoding BMP family lipoprotein has product MASDFDRRRFLKAASAAGLVGLAGCSGGPSGDGSDGSDGNDSSDGDDGSDGSDGSDGSDGEDGSDGDDVPATVGIVYSDGGLGDNSFNDAAQQGILQAEEEFGIEYDESEPDGAGEFGQFQQLYASSTDPEYDLVSCIGFNQGDALTETAPQYPDQDFMIVDTVVDEPNVANYLFREQEGSFLMGVLAGRLTETEFSAGAGSTDPDSTTVGFVGGVDSPVIRRFQAGFEAGVDYASDNVDVTTSYVGSYADPSGGQEAALSMYQNGVDIVYHASGATGVGVFQAAQAEGRFAFGVDQDQSISNESFADVILASMVKRVDTAVYESISNIIDDNHQGGETLALGLESNGVECVYGDQIGGEVPDDIVSAVSDARDEIIAGNIDVPETTSD; this is encoded by the coding sequence ATGGCATCCGACTTCGATCGGCGGCGGTTCCTCAAGGCAGCAAGCGCGGCGGGCCTCGTCGGCCTCGCCGGCTGTAGTGGCGGACCGAGCGGCGACGGGTCCGACGGCTCCGACGGTAACGACAGCTCCGACGGAGACGACGGGTCTGACGGCTCGGACGGGAGCGACGGATCGGACGGCGAGGACGGGTCCGACGGAGACGACGTGCCGGCGACGGTCGGCATCGTCTATTCCGACGGCGGCCTCGGCGACAACTCGTTCAACGACGCGGCCCAGCAGGGAATTCTCCAGGCCGAAGAGGAGTTCGGTATTGAGTACGACGAGTCGGAGCCGGACGGTGCCGGCGAGTTCGGGCAGTTCCAGCAGCTGTACGCGAGTTCGACGGATCCAGAATACGATCTGGTCTCCTGTATCGGGTTCAACCAGGGGGACGCGCTCACCGAGACTGCACCCCAGTACCCCGATCAGGACTTCATGATCGTCGACACCGTGGTCGACGAGCCGAACGTCGCGAACTACTTGTTCCGTGAGCAAGAGGGCTCGTTCCTGATGGGCGTGCTCGCCGGACGCCTGACCGAGACGGAGTTCTCCGCGGGCGCGGGATCGACCGATCCCGACTCGACGACCGTTGGGTTCGTCGGCGGCGTCGACAGCCCGGTCATCCGCCGGTTCCAAGCCGGCTTCGAGGCCGGCGTCGACTACGCGTCCGACAATGTCGACGTTACCACGAGCTACGTCGGCAGCTACGCCGACCCTTCGGGCGGGCAGGAGGCCGCACTGTCGATGTACCAAAATGGGGTGGATATCGTCTATCACGCTTCGGGCGCGACGGGCGTCGGCGTGTTCCAGGCCGCACAGGCGGAAGGCCGGTTCGCGTTCGGTGTCGACCAGGACCAGTCGATCTCCAACGAGTCGTTCGCGGACGTGATCCTGGCGTCGATGGTGAAGCGCGTCGACACCGCGGTGTACGAGTCGATCTCGAACATCATCGACGACAACCATCAGGGTGGTGAGACGCTCGCGCTCGGGCTGGAGTCGAACGGTGTCGAGTGCGTCTACGGCGACCAGATCGGCGGCGAAGTGCCCGACGATATCGTGTCCGCCGTCTCCGACGCGCGCGACGAGATCATCGCCGGAAACATCGACGTGCCGGAGACCACGAGCGACTAA